The genomic interval TCATCCACTGTAATAGGAATGAATACAAGAAAATACCATGGGTTGCTGATAGCCTCTCAAAAACCACCACTTGACAGAAAGGTTGTTTTATCAAAAATAGAGGATGAGGTTATAATTGAGGGAAAAAGTTATCCGTTGTCAACAAACAGATATCCAGATGTGGTTTACCCAGAAGGATACAGATTGCTGGAAAAATTTGAGTTAAGTTTTACTCCAAATTTCTTCTATGAAATTGATGGGGTGAAAATAAAAAAGGAAATCTTCATGGCCAGGGAGAAGAATTTGGTCTTTATCATATATAAAATTTCTGGCAATAAGGAGATTTTGCTCAAACTTAGGCCAATAGTAAACTACAGGTCAATTTATGATGTAAATAGGGGTAGACGAAGGTTTGAATTGGTTAATGATGAAAAGACTTTGAAAATAGATTTTGGTAATGGGGAATTTCTCAAGTTGTCTATAGATAGAGGCTCATATAATCCAAGCACATTAACCGAAGAACAAAAGTGGTACAAGAATTTTTTCTTTGAAATTGATGCTGAAAGAGGCGAAGAATCCCTGGATGATTGCTACAATCCGGGTTTCTTTGAAGTAAGGTTGAAGAAAGGAAAAGTTGTGCTTGCTGGAAGCTTCTGTGATGAGGGGGAATATGATTATGAAAAGTTGTACAAAGAAGAGTTGAAGAGGAAGAAAAAATTATTGGAAAATTTCTTCAAGTTGAACAAGGTTGAAGAGGAAGATTGGGTTAAATGGCTGGTCTTATCCTCAGACAACCACCTGATAAAAAGGTTTGATGGAAAGTATTCAATAATAGCTGGTTACCATTGGTTTGGTGAATGGGGAAGGGACACCATGATATCACTCCCTGGTATTTGCCTGAAAACCGGAAGGCTAGAAGAGGCTAAAAATATATTGGAAAGTTATTTGGGGTTTATGAAGGATGGATTGATCCCAAATATGTTCCCTGTAAGAGAGGGGGAGAAACCATCTCACAATTCTGTTGACTCAGCCTTGTGGTTTGTCAATTGTATATATATGTATTATAAAAAAACTGGGGACAAGAGTTTTGTCAAGAGAATGTGGCCTGAAATAATCAGAATAATTGAAAGTTATGTTAGAGGCGTTGATGGAATAAAGATGGATGAAGATTTCCTGATAAAACACGCTCCAGGATTAACATGGATGGATGCTGTTGTTGATGGAAAACATGTAACCCCAAGAGGAGGAAAGGCTATTGAAATACAGGCACTATGGTACAATTGTTTATGTATAGCAGAGGAGTTGGCAAAGGAGTTGGGTGAAGATTATAGAAAATATCAATTTCACGACAACCATGCAAAAAAGAGTTTCAATGAGAAATTTTGGAATGGGAATTGCTTGAGAGATTTGATTGAGGATGACACTATAAGACCAAACCAACTTATAGCAATAGATCTTCCATTTAAAATTGTTGAGAGAGATGGAATTGAAAATATTAAGGAATGTGTCAGGAAAAATTTGTTGGTTGAAAGAGGTGTCAGGACATTAAAAGAAGGTGAAGGTTTTAAAGGGAAATATGCAGGTGGATTCAAGGAAAGAGATGAAGCTTATCATCAAGGTACGATTTGGCCATGGTTAGCACCAATATTGGTTGACAAAAGTTGGTTGAAGAGGTTTGTTGAGGATGAGGTAAATAGATTTGGTTTAGGCACTATTTGTGAAATAATAGATGGGTCAGAGCCATATGAAAGCAAGGGTTGTATATCACAGGCTTGGAGTATAGGCAAGATATTGGAAAAGATTTAGTTTATTGATTTCAACCAAAGAATTATACTAAAAAAACAATATATAAGATAGATTTTATGAAGGGTTTTACATTAAGTATAATATTAGTTTTAATCACAATCACAATTGTTGAGGTAATAATGGTTCAAAGGGAGATATCATCTGAAAAAAGGGAAAAGTTTTATCTGAAAAACAGGATTAATGGAATGAATGATCTTTATTCAAATATAATCACTGACTCAGAGAAATCCATGAATATAATAGCAAAGAGGGCCATTTCAATAGCAATAAACCATGTAATAAAAGATGGTATCCCGGTCGAAGAGGCGAACGAGACGATAAAAGATCTAATGATAGATGGGACATTCAATACTTCTGTTGATTTGTTGATGGAGGGTTCGAGGTTGATTGACTGGGTTGAAAAAATGGAAGAAATAGCCGGATTAAAGGGTTATCAGTTGAGGATGTCATTCACAGATTTAAGAGTTAAACCGTATGACAGTTTTAATTTGTTGGTTGAGGGAGATATTTCTATTAATATCACGGACGTCGAGAACCTGGTATCCATAAATAGGAATAAAACAGTGTCTGTTCTTGTCTCAATCGAAGGTTTTGAGGATCCTATTTATCCTTTAAACACAAATGGAAGAGTGACAAGAAAGATATACAACACAAAATATTCCAATTTTACCAAACTATTTGAAGGGATATCTGGAGGAAACAATTGGGTTGCTGGAATTTCTTTTTCCACAAATGATTCAATTGTTGCTGAAAATTATCAGAATAAATCAAACAGTATTCTTGTCTTTGATGATCCAACTCTCATAAACCAAACAGTATTAAACCAATATAAGGGGTTAATTTCAAGGGAAAAACCTCAAAACACAACACTCATACCATATGTCTATGGAGTCCCTTGGGCCCCAAACAATACCTACTTATTAGTAGATGGAGCACATGGTAAAGTGTGGGAAATAGAGAATTTTAGTAAACATATAGAAGGTGGCTACTATTATCCAAGCTCCTCGGGACCAAGTTTATTGGATAGATTAGAAGGTAAAATGTATCTTCAGCCAAAATATTTATCACAAAAAACTACAGGAATTGAGAGTTTTGTTAACAAGACAACCTTTATATACTATAAAATTCCGGTTGAAAATGGTAAAACAAATGTTGATTATCTTTATTTCTCCAATTCAACTCAAACTGGCAAAGGTATAAAAGGAATTGATCCTAGTGTCAAGATAGATGATAACCATAGTAAATTATATGGGGTTGAAGATATTCTAGTTGGGTAAATTCCATATAAATTTCAAAAAAAATGATAAAATTTTCAATTATTTTTTAAAAAATGGTTTTTTTGTCTCATTTTTTTCCAGAAAAGTACTTATTATTGGTTATTATTATTAAAAAAGGTATTTAAAATGAATAATGAAATAAAAACCACTGGAATTGTGTTTTCAGTAGATTATATAATATATACTGGAAAAATTATAAAAATAGGATTTCGGCATGGAAAATCTTACGGAAATGTCGAAATAATAGTTCCAGAGCCTGAAAAAAATCCTTTTTTCAATAGTATTTTAAGTGGTGAAATTGTCTCAATTAAAATAACAAAATTACCAATTAACTGAAAGTTTTTGTTAAAAATTTAAATATTTAACCCATAATATTTTCTTTATAATATATTTTTAAAAATATAAAACAGATGATTGGAATGCTGGATAAAAAGGATGAGATGATAATAAAAGTCCTGGAAAAATATGGGAGGATGTCTAGTAGAAAAATTGCAATGAAAACAAATCTCCCAATCTCCACAGTTCATAGAAGGATAAGGTGTCTAGAAAAAAATGGTGTAATAAAGGGTTATATGGCTGTAGTCAACCACGAAAAAATTCAAAAAATAACTGTACTATTCTTTGTTAATGTTGATGAGATAAATGGTTGTAGTAAATATATACCAATAGAAAGTGTTAAGAATGAGCTTAAAAAGATGGATGAAGTTTATGAGATATTTGACATAAAAGGGATCAATTGGGATATCGTAGTAAAAGCAAGAATAGAAAAGCTCAGTGATCTAAATTTTTTAATGGAAAATATAAGGAAGATAAGGGGCATTGAGGAAGTGACATGTGCAATTGTAAGTGAAGAAATTTTAACACCAACTATTCAATAACAATTCTACATGTGGTTGGCAATTTTAAATCCGCTCTTTTCAGAGCTGTCTTTCCTATTTCAATGTTCTTTTTATCCAACTTTAAAGTGAATATTTTTTGGCCTTCCTTTATTATAACAGCCCTACCTTTTGGCCTGCCAAAAGCCTTTCTCATACCCATCGAAAACCTGTCGGCCCCGGCACCAGTAGCCAATGTATGCTCCCGAAGAATTTGGTGGGGAAATACCAAGACCTTAAAGAAATAGTTTTCGGGTGTGAGTGTCTTTTCAAGATACTTGTTTGCTGTAACTCGACTAGCCTCCAATGCATTGTCTCTTATTTGTACAGACCTTTCGGAGATAAGATGTATTGTCGTGTCAAAATTCTTCTTTTTTGTACCCATTTCAAATATGTGTATCCTTAAGTGTGGTTCTCCACCTATATAATTTTTCTTTGGTTTGCTCTTTGAAATTCTAGTCCAAGGTCTTTTTATTCTTCTCGTGCATCTTCCAGGTCTAAGCCCCATTTTTCACCACTTTTATCTTTCTATATTTGTTGAATAGGTTTAAAAATCTATTTTTCAATTTTCTTGTTTTTATTTATTATTATTTTTATTATTTTTTCGTTGATTTCTTGAGGATTTTTTGTACCATCTATTATAAATGTATTCTGGAAATAGTTTTTAAGTTTTTTATAATTTTTCCTCACATTTTCCAGTCTTTCTGGATCCTCGAAAAATTCCAAGCCAAATCTTGAGTTCTTTATTCTTTGAACACATATTTCCCCAGGGACATCCATTATAAATGTGAAATCTGGTTTTCTGAAGTTAGAATTTAATTGCTTTAACCATGGTAAAGTCCCCGGTTCAACATTGAAAGCTAGTGTTGAAAGAATGTATCTGTCACATATTACATTGTATCCATTATTTAAGGCTGGTTCTATCTCACTCTTCAAGTGATGAGATCTGTCAGCAGAAAAAAGTAGTGCAAAGGTTTTCATGTCTGTTTTCCACTCTTTTTTCAAAATGCTTCTTATCAGCCCACCAATTATACTGTTTGTTGGCTCTTTTGTTAAAAGAACTTTTTTGTTTTGTGAATTAAACCACTTTGTCAATAGGTTTGCTTGAGTTGATAGACCAGAACCATCCGGCCCTTCAAAAACTATAAACAAAGGTTTCATTACATTATATTCTGAAATTAGATTTATTAATTCTTATCAACAAATAAGGCCAAAGTCCTTTATTCTATCAAGTCTTGTATTAAAATTATTTTTTCTGTATGCCATAGACAATGCAGTTAATTTTGTACCACTTGAACAGAAGTTTTTATTTACCATAGAAACCGGCTTTTTACCTGTAAATCCTTTTTCTACATTTGAGATGGAAATATAGTAAATTTTTCCAGAATCGGTCTTCAAAAGTGTTATTAAAGTCACATCATCGTTTATTGTGTTTTTTGATATTTGTATGTCGCAAGTATATTTACTACAATCTATATCAGTC from Candidatus Aenigmatarchaeota archaeon carries:
- a CDS encoding amylo-alpha-1,6-glucosidase, translating into MDLPKISISKDTLSSIEKSKRLEWIITNGMGCYSSSTVIGMNTRKYHGLLIASQKPPLDRKVVLSKIEDEVIIEGKSYPLSTNRYPDVVYPEGYRLLEKFELSFTPNFFYEIDGVKIKKEIFMAREKNLVFIIYKISGNKEILLKLRPIVNYRSIYDVNRGRRRFELVNDEKTLKIDFGNGEFLKLSIDRGSYNPSTLTEEQKWYKNFFFEIDAERGEESLDDCYNPGFFEVRLKKGKVVLAGSFCDEGEYDYEKLYKEELKRKKKLLENFFKLNKVEEEDWVKWLVLSSDNHLIKRFDGKYSIIAGYHWFGEWGRDTMISLPGICLKTGRLEEAKNILESYLGFMKDGLIPNMFPVREGEKPSHNSVDSALWFVNCIYMYYKKTGDKSFVKRMWPEIIRIIESYVRGVDGIKMDEDFLIKHAPGLTWMDAVVDGKHVTPRGGKAIEIQALWYNCLCIAEELAKELGEDYRKYQFHDNHAKKSFNEKFWNGNCLRDLIEDDTIRPNQLIAIDLPFKIVERDGIENIKECVRKNLLVERGVRTLKEGEGFKGKYAGGFKERDEAYHQGTIWPWLAPILVDKSWLKRFVEDEVNRFGLGTICEIIDGSEPYESKGCISQAWSIGKILEKI
- a CDS encoding Lrp/AsnC family transcriptional regulator; translated protein: MIGMLDKKDEMIIKVLEKYGRMSSRKIAMKTNLPISTVHRRIRCLEKNGVIKGYMAVVNHEKIQKITVLFFVNVDEINGCSKYIPIESVKNELKKMDEVYEIFDIKGINWDIVVKARIEKLSDLNFLMENIRKIRGIEEVTCAIVSEEILTPTIQ
- a CDS encoding 50S ribosomal protein L16 → MGLRPGRCTRRIKRPWTRISKSKPKKNYIGGEPHLRIHIFEMGTKKKNFDTTIHLISERSVQIRDNALEASRVTANKYLEKTLTPENYFFKVLVFPHQILREHTLATGAGADRFSMGMRKAFGRPKGRAVIIKEGQKIFTLKLDKKNIEIGKTALKRADLKLPTTCRIVIE
- the tmk gene encoding dTMP kinase encodes the protein MKPLFIVFEGPDGSGLSTQANLLTKWFNSQNKKVLLTKEPTNSIIGGLIRSILKKEWKTDMKTFALLFSADRSHHLKSEIEPALNNGYNVICDRYILSTLAFNVEPGTLPWLKQLNSNFRKPDFTFIMDVPGEICVQRIKNSRFGLEFFEDPERLENVRKNYKKLKNYFQNTFIIDGTKNPQEINEKIIKIIINKNKKIEK